A stretch of the Inquilinus sp. Marseille-Q2685 genome encodes the following:
- a CDS encoding tripartite tricarboxylate transporter permease — MDALYSLIHGFGVLADPMNIVYMFVGITLGVLIGVLPGLGGANGVAILLPLTFAMSPTSAIIMLSCIYWGALFGGAITSILFNIPGEPWSVATTFDGYPMAQQGKAGEALTAAFTSSFFGAFVAVVILTFLAPIIAGFALRFGPAEFFAVQLLTFCSFIGMGREAPLKVIAAMMLGFALAAVGLDTVTGQLRMTFGSTELLRGFDFLIAVIGLFGIGEILLTMEEGLAFKGKNAKINAKVVLQAWAQLPKYWVTALRGAIVGCWMGITPGGATPASFMSYGLAKRFSRNGKRFGRGEMEGVVAPETAAHAAGTSALLPMLTLGIPGSPTAAVLLGGLLIWGLQPGPLLFVEQRDFVWGLIASMYLGNIAGLIVVLTTVPLFASILRIPFSIIAPVIITICAVGAYTVSNALADISVMLVFGVVGYLFKKLSYPLAPLVLALVLGDMAEGSFRQAMLLSQGSLSIFWSNGLVGSIVALALVMLCWPLISAVIARLRGGAKPGDAVAAD; from the coding sequence TTGGACGCTCTCTACTCTCTGATTCACGGCTTCGGCGTGCTCGCCGACCCGATGAACATCGTCTACATGTTCGTCGGCATCACCCTCGGCGTGCTGATCGGGGTCCTGCCCGGCCTGGGCGGCGCCAACGGCGTGGCCATCCTGCTGCCGCTGACCTTCGCGATGTCGCCGACCTCGGCGATCATCATGCTGTCCTGCATCTACTGGGGCGCGCTGTTCGGCGGCGCCATCACCTCGATCCTGTTCAATATCCCCGGGGAGCCGTGGTCGGTCGCCACCACCTTCGACGGCTATCCGATGGCCCAGCAGGGCAAGGCGGGCGAGGCGCTGACCGCCGCCTTCACCTCCTCCTTCTTCGGCGCCTTCGTCGCCGTGGTGATCCTGACCTTCCTGGCGCCGATCATCGCCGGCTTCGCCCTGAGGTTCGGGCCGGCGGAGTTCTTCGCGGTCCAGCTCCTCACCTTCTGCAGCTTCATCGGCATGGGCCGCGAGGCGCCCCTGAAGGTGATCGCGGCGATGATGCTGGGCTTCGCCCTGGCCGCGGTCGGCCTCGACACCGTCACCGGCCAGCTGCGCATGACCTTCGGGTCGACCGAGCTGCTGCGCGGCTTCGACTTCCTGATCGCGGTGATCGGCCTGTTCGGCATCGGCGAGATCCTGCTGACCATGGAGGAAGGCCTGGCGTTCAAGGGCAAGAACGCGAAGATCAACGCCAAGGTGGTGCTGCAGGCCTGGGCCCAGCTGCCGAAATACTGGGTCACGGCGCTGCGCGGCGCGATCGTCGGCTGCTGGATGGGCATCACCCCGGGCGGCGCCACCCCGGCCTCGTTCATGAGCTACGGCCTGGCCAAGCGCTTCTCGCGCAACGGCAAGCGCTTCGGTCGCGGCGAGATGGAGGGCGTGGTGGCGCCGGAGACGGCGGCCCATGCCGCCGGCACCAGCGCGCTGCTGCCGATGCTGACCCTCGGCATTCCCGGGTCGCCGACCGCGGCGGTGCTGCTGGGCGGCCTCCTGATCTGGGGCCTGCAGCCCGGGCCGCTGCTGTTCGTGGAGCAGCGCGACTTCGTCTGGGGCCTGATCGCCAGCATGTATCTCGGCAACATCGCCGGGCTGATCGTGGTGCTGACCACGGTGCCGCTCTTCGCCTCGATCCTGCGCATCCCGTTCAGCATCATCGCGCCGGTGATCATCACCATCTGCGCGGTCGGCGCCTACACGGTCAGCAATGCCCTGGCCGACATCAGCGTCATGCTGGTCTTCGGCGTCGTCGGCTACCTGTTCAAGAAGCTGTCCTACCCGCTGGCGCCCCTGGTCCTGGCGCTGGTGCTGGGCGACATGGCGGAAGGCTCGTTCCGCCAGGCGATGCTGCTGTCCCAGGGCAGCCTGTCGATCTTCTGGTCGAACGGCCTGGTCGGCAGCATCGTCGCCCTGGCCCTGGTGATGCTGTGCTGGCCGCTGATCTCGGCCGTGATCGCGCGGCTGCGCGGCGGCGCCAAGCCGGGCGACGCCGTTGCGGCGGATTGA
- a CDS encoding AraC family transcriptional regulator, translating into MARVDRLNIAHYWQDRTVPGLSLMQADFRTQEYPPHRHEALVVAVTELGGSIIKTRGVAEPASEDQALFVFNPVEPHAGWMGESRRWLYRALYLEEAALQEVARSLGVEGLTYFPRSAYADRALSAGFLSLHRALQAGRDPLLERELLVSTFGTLFRRHGSGEGRIQPGPRDRTRLRAATEFIQARLSETISLADLSAAVGLTQYQLISLFKRTTGLTPHAYVTQLRVDRAARYLAQGLPIAEVAVAAGFYDQSALTRHFKRCHGITPLQYAEATRAA; encoded by the coding sequence ATGGCCCGGGTTGATCGGCTCAACATCGCCCATTACTGGCAGGACCGGACCGTCCCGGGCCTCAGCCTGATGCAGGCGGATTTCCGCACCCAGGAATATCCGCCGCATCGCCACGAGGCGCTGGTCGTCGCCGTCACCGAGCTCGGCGGCTCCATCATCAAGACCCGCGGCGTGGCCGAGCCGGCGAGCGAGGACCAGGCGCTGTTCGTGTTCAACCCGGTCGAGCCCCACGCCGGCTGGATGGGGGAGAGCCGGCGCTGGCTGTACCGCGCGCTGTATCTGGAGGAGGCGGCGCTGCAGGAGGTGGCGCGGTCACTCGGGGTCGAGGGCCTGACCTACTTCCCCCGCAGCGCCTATGCCGACCGCGCCCTGAGCGCGGGATTCCTGTCGCTGCACCGCGCCCTGCAGGCCGGGCGCGACCCGCTGCTGGAGCGCGAGCTGCTGGTGTCGACCTTCGGCACCCTGTTCCGCCGCCACGGCAGCGGCGAGGGGCGGATCCAGCCCGGGCCCCGCGACCGCACTCGGCTGCGCGCCGCCACCGAGTTCATCCAGGCGCGCCTGAGCGAGACGATCTCGCTGGCGGATCTCAGCGCCGCGGTCGGCCTGACCCAGTACCAGCTGATCAGCCTGTTCAAGCGGACGACGGGCCTGACGCCGCACGCCTATGTCACCCAGCTCCGCGTCGACCGTGCCGCCCGCTACCTGGCGCAGGGCCTGCCGATCGCCGAGGTCGCCGTCGCCGCCGGCTTCTACGACCAGAGCGCGCTGACCCGGCACTTCAAGCGCTGCCACGGGATTACACCGCTGCAATACGCCGAGGCGACGCGCGCCGCCTAA
- a CDS encoding tripartite tricarboxylate transporter substrate binding protein, protein MTGKVRQALVHGFACAAAAVALLGAGIAQADWKPTRNVEFVVPAGTGGGADQMARMIQGIIQKHGLMEQSIVVVNRSGGAGAEGFLDVKGSGGDPHKIIITLSNLFTTPLATGVPFNWKDLTPVTMLALDEFILWVNASEPYQTAQDYVTAIKAAGDNAFKMGGTGSKQEDQIITAGLEQILGKRLTYVPYKGGGDVAAQLVGNHINSSVNNPIEAVAQWRAGALRPLCVFDDQRIAVTTPQADGKAWSDVPTCKEAGLDMKYLMLRGIFMPPEATPEQVAYYVALFDKVRETPEWKEFMANGAFNTTSMTGDAFRTWLGETEQTHKSLMEVAGFIDKSN, encoded by the coding sequence ATGACCGGGAAAGTGCGTCAAGCGCTTGTGCATGGATTCGCCTGTGCCGCGGCCGCCGTGGCCCTGCTGGGGGCCGGCATCGCCCAGGCGGACTGGAAGCCCACCCGCAACGTCGAGTTCGTCGTCCCCGCGGGCACCGGCGGCGGCGCCGACCAGATGGCGCGGATGATCCAGGGCATCATCCAGAAGCACGGGCTGATGGAGCAGTCGATCGTCGTGGTCAACCGGTCCGGCGGCGCCGGGGCGGAAGGCTTCCTCGATGTCAAGGGGTCGGGCGGCGACCCGCACAAGATCATCATCACCCTGTCGAACCTGTTCACCACGCCCCTGGCGACCGGCGTGCCCTTCAACTGGAAGGACCTGACGCCGGTGACGATGCTGGCGCTGGACGAGTTCATCCTGTGGGTGAACGCGTCCGAGCCGTACCAGACGGCGCAGGACTACGTCACCGCGATCAAGGCGGCGGGCGACAACGCCTTCAAGATGGGCGGCACGGGGTCGAAGCAGGAAGACCAGATCATCACCGCCGGGCTGGAGCAGATCCTGGGCAAGCGGCTGACCTACGTGCCCTACAAGGGCGGCGGCGACGTCGCGGCGCAGCTGGTCGGCAACCACATCAACTCCAGCGTCAACAACCCGATCGAGGCGGTGGCGCAATGGCGCGCCGGCGCGCTGCGCCCGCTCTGCGTCTTCGACGACCAGCGCATCGCCGTGACCACGCCCCAGGCGGACGGCAAGGCCTGGAGCGACGTGCCGACCTGTAAGGAGGCCGGCCTGGACATGAAGTACCTGATGCTGCGCGGCATCTTCATGCCGCCCGAGGCGACGCCGGAGCAGGTGGCCTATTACGTCGCGCTGTTCGACAAGGTGCGCGAGACGCCGGAGTGGAAGGAGTTCATGGCCAACGGCGCCTTCAACACCACCAGCATGACCGGCGACGCCTTCAGGACCTGGCTGGGCGAGACCGAGCAGACCCACAAGAGCCTGATGGAAGTGGCCGGCTTCATCGACAAGAGCAACTAG
- a CDS encoding GntR family transcriptional regulator, which produces MLEARISTRLALPRLDANDSFRTQAYLALKHAIAGMDLYDHPGEIRLDERQLCRDLGVSRTPIREALTVLEQEGFVLTLPRRGIFVRRRTKRQIVEMVQVWAALESMAARLAATVATDAEIAALRDLFAGFEGRPAAEIDGYSDANIAFHRAIVRLGGNRLIVARTADLFLQIDAIRRRTIREDDRADRSIRDHLRIIEALQRRDADLAARLDRDHTLGLAEHIERHCHFLA; this is translated from the coding sequence GTGCTCGAGGCGCGGATCAGCACCCGGCTGGCGCTGCCGCGCCTCGACGCCAATGACAGCTTCCGCACCCAGGCCTATCTGGCGCTGAAGCACGCCATCGCCGGGATGGACCTCTACGACCATCCCGGCGAGATCCGGCTGGACGAGCGGCAGCTGTGCCGGGACCTCGGCGTCAGCCGCACCCCGATCCGCGAGGCACTGACGGTGCTGGAGCAGGAAGGCTTCGTCCTGACCCTGCCGCGCCGCGGCATCTTCGTCCGGCGCCGGACGAAGCGCCAGATCGTCGAGATGGTGCAGGTCTGGGCGGCGCTGGAGAGCATGGCGGCGCGGCTGGCGGCGACCGTGGCGACGGATGCGGAGATCGCGGCGCTGCGCGATCTGTTCGCGGGCTTCGAAGGCCGGCCGGCGGCGGAGATCGACGGCTATTCCGACGCCAACATCGCCTTCCACCGGGCGATCGTCCGGCTCGGCGGCAACCGGCTGATCGTCGCCCGCACCGCCGACCTGTTCCTGCAGATCGACGCCATCCGCCGCCGCACCATCCGCGAGGACGACCGGGCCGACCGCTCGATCCGGGACCATCTGCGGATCATCGAGGCGCTGCAGCGCCGCGACGCGGATCTCGCCGCCCGGCTCGACCGCGACCACACGCTGGGCCTGGCCGAGCATATCGAGCGGCACTGTCACTTCCTGGCGTGA
- a CDS encoding LysR family transcriptional regulator, whose product MDLLALADFNLVARHGGFGRAARATGRPKATLSRRVAELEAALGLRLFERGSRALKLTEEGRALFERAGRLLTELEETATAIASGGERPRGRLRVSVPLLFSQTAMGKIAAGFALAYPEVRLEVSTEDRPVDLIEEGFDLVIRVNPDPDDSLVGRTFLHDRLVVVASPGLARPAGDLAAPAVVRSAVDRREWAVKTPDGRAVIAIEPVLALSSLMMVRDAVRAGVGAGRLPVSLVSHDLADGSLVHWGDDEGPEIALWTLYPSRRLLSARVSAFLDHLKQAFPTGTPDELAAYIGK is encoded by the coding sequence ATGGATCTGCTCGCTCTTGCCGATTTCAATCTCGTCGCCCGCCACGGCGGGTTCGGAAGAGCCGCACGCGCCACGGGTCGCCCCAAGGCGACCCTGTCCCGGCGGGTCGCCGAGCTGGAAGCCGCCCTCGGCCTGCGCCTGTTCGAGCGCGGCTCGCGCGCGCTGAAGCTCACCGAGGAAGGACGGGCGCTGTTCGAGCGGGCGGGCCGGTTGCTGACCGAACTCGAGGAGACGGCGACGGCGATCGCCTCCGGCGGTGAGAGGCCGCGAGGCCGGTTGCGGGTCAGCGTCCCGTTGCTGTTCTCCCAGACGGCCATGGGCAAGATCGCCGCCGGCTTCGCCCTGGCCTATCCGGAGGTGAGGCTGGAGGTCTCGACCGAGGACCGTCCCGTCGACCTGATCGAGGAGGGATTCGACCTGGTGATCCGGGTCAACCCGGATCCCGATGACAGCCTGGTCGGACGGACCTTCCTGCACGACCGGCTGGTGGTCGTGGCGAGCCCCGGCCTCGCCCGACCGGCCGGAGATCTCGCCGCTCCAGCCGTGGTCCGCTCGGCAGTCGATCGACGGGAATGGGCCGTGAAGACGCCTGACGGCCGAGCCGTGATCGCGATCGAGCCGGTCCTCGCCCTGTCATCGCTCATGATGGTCCGGGATGCCGTGCGGGCAGGCGTCGGTGCCGGCCGCCTTCCCGTGTCGCTCGTGAGCCATGATCTGGCCGACGGCTCGCTGGTGCATTGGGGCGACGATGAAGGGCCCGAAATCGCCTTGTGGACCCTCTACCCGTCCAGGCGGCTGCTCAGCGCCCGGGTATCGGCGTTTCTCGATCATCTGAAACAGGCATTTCCGACGGGAACGCCCGATGAACTGGCCGCCTATATCGGCAAGTGA
- the oxlT gene encoding oxalate/formate MFS antiporter, translating into MLTENSAQGPAIKGPPGGRWLQLLIGIVCMAMVANLQYGWTLFVGPIDATHHWGRAAIQVAFTIFVLTETWLVPVEGWFVDKFGPRIVVLIGGLLCAIAWALNSVADSLTVLYIAAAIGGVGAGAVYGTCVGAALKWFPDRRGLAAGLTAAGFGAGSALTIVPIANMIHSAGYQSTFMTFGLIQGGAVVLLSFLLATPAKGQLPAVKPKVVQTRRDYAPAEMLRSPVFWVMYAMFVMVASGGLLATAQLAPIAADFKIGDTPVSLLGLTMPALTFALSLDRVLNGVTRPFFGWVSDHIGRENTMFIAFFLEAVGIVMLMEFGQDPVAFVILTAMVFFAWGEIYSLFPATCGDTFGSRYATTNAGLLYTAKGTASLVVPFANVAVSQLGSWDMVFIFAALVNVIAAVMAMFVLKPMRARALEQARAGASPEGAPRLAN; encoded by the coding sequence ATGCTGACTGAAAACTCTGCTCAGGGACCGGCGATCAAGGGACCGCCGGGGGGACGCTGGCTCCAGCTGCTGATCGGCATCGTCTGCATGGCGATGGTGGCCAACCTGCAATATGGCTGGACCCTGTTCGTCGGCCCGATCGATGCGACGCATCACTGGGGGCGGGCGGCGATCCAGGTCGCCTTCACCATCTTCGTTCTGACCGAGACCTGGCTGGTGCCGGTCGAAGGCTGGTTCGTCGACAAGTTCGGGCCGCGCATCGTGGTCCTGATCGGCGGCCTGCTCTGCGCCATCGCCTGGGCGCTGAATTCGGTGGCGGATTCGCTGACCGTGCTCTACATCGCCGCCGCGATCGGCGGCGTCGGCGCCGGCGCCGTCTACGGCACCTGCGTCGGCGCGGCGCTGAAATGGTTCCCGGATCGGCGCGGCCTGGCGGCGGGGCTGACCGCGGCCGGCTTCGGCGCCGGCTCGGCCCTGACCATCGTGCCGATCGCCAACATGATCCACTCCGCGGGCTATCAGTCGACCTTCATGACCTTCGGCCTGATCCAGGGCGGGGCGGTGGTGCTGCTGTCCTTCCTGCTGGCGACGCCGGCCAAGGGGCAGCTGCCGGCGGTGAAGCCCAAGGTGGTGCAGACCCGCCGCGACTACGCGCCGGCGGAGATGCTGCGCAGCCCGGTGTTCTGGGTGATGTATGCGATGTTCGTCATGGTCGCCTCGGGCGGCCTGCTGGCGACGGCGCAGCTGGCCCCGATCGCGGCCGACTTCAAGATCGGCGACACGCCGGTCAGCCTGCTGGGCCTGACCATGCCGGCCCTGACCTTCGCGCTGTCGCTCGACCGCGTGCTGAACGGCGTCACCCGGCCGTTCTTCGGCTGGGTCTCGGACCATATCGGCCGCGAGAACACGATGTTCATCGCCTTCTTCCTCGAGGCGGTCGGCATCGTCATGCTGATGGAGTTCGGCCAGGACCCGGTGGCGTTCGTGATCCTGACCGCGATGGTGTTCTTCGCCTGGGGCGAGATCTACTCGCTGTTCCCGGCGACCTGCGGCGACACCTTCGGGTCGCGCTATGCCACCACCAATGCCGGGCTGCTCTACACCGCCAAGGGGACGGCCTCGCTGGTCGTGCCCTTCGCCAATGTCGCGGTCAGCCAGCTCGGCAGCTGGGACATGGTGTTCATCTTCGCCGCGCTGGTGAACGTGATCGCGGCGGTGATGGCGATGTTCGTGCTGAAGCCGATGCGGGCCCGGGCGCTGGAGCAGGCGCGGGCCGGGGCGAGCCCGGAAGGGGCGCCGCGCCTCGCCAACTGA
- a CDS encoding tripartite tricarboxylate transporter TctB family protein: protein MAHHDQEDGGTVSVRIVEIAVAAVLMIVAVVVMVDSLRVGIGWAYDGPESGTFPFYVGVALFLASAGTLLTNLVGRSADLGSFVGREQLGLVLKVLVPTIVFVALIGFIGLYVAAALFIAFFMRWLGKYPAVKIVPVAVLVPAALFLMFELWFLVPLPKGPLETMLGY, encoded by the coding sequence ATGGCGCACCACGACCAGGAAGACGGCGGCACCGTCAGCGTGCGGATCGTGGAGATCGCCGTCGCGGCCGTCCTGATGATCGTCGCCGTGGTGGTGATGGTCGACAGCCTGCGCGTCGGCATCGGCTGGGCCTATGACGGGCCGGAATCCGGCACCTTTCCCTTCTATGTCGGCGTCGCCCTGTTCCTGGCCAGCGCCGGCACCCTGCTGACCAATCTGGTCGGCCGCTCGGCCGATCTCGGCAGCTTCGTCGGCCGGGAACAGCTCGGGCTGGTGCTCAAGGTGCTGGTGCCGACCATCGTCTTCGTGGCGCTGATCGGCTTCATCGGCCTCTACGTCGCCGCGGCGCTGTTCATCGCCTTCTTCATGCGCTGGCTCGGCAAGTACCCGGCGGTGAAGATCGTGCCGGTCGCGGTGCTGGTGCCGGCGGCGCTGTTCCTGATGTTCGAGCTCTGGTTCCTGGTGCCGCTGCCAAAGGGGCCGCTGGAGACCATGCTGGGCTACTAG
- a CDS encoding NADP-dependent oxidoreductase: protein MKAIRFHAFGGPEVLRYEDAPRPHLATGEVLVRVHAVGLNPPDWYLREGYKMLPPEWQPQVSFPAIPGTDISGVVEAVAADVERFSPGDEVYSMVRFPTGLAGESKAYAEYVGVPASELARKPAAIDHVHAAAAPMSLLTAWQFMIELGHDEPNPLQPDRHVPVPLQGRTVLVNGAAGGVGHLALQLAKWKGAHVIAVASGKHEPVLRGLGSDEVIDYTRTAVEDVVRGVDLVVDAVGGPGTGRFLRTLKRGGALFPIFPLGFSGIEEARRLGVTVSTTQVRSNGAQLEKAGRLLDDGTIRVLIDSTFPLSEARQSHERAAKGHIRGKIVLTVE from the coding sequence ATGAAGGCGATCCGCTTCCATGCGTTCGGTGGCCCCGAGGTGCTGCGATACGAGGATGCGCCTAGGCCCCACCTGGCGACCGGCGAGGTTCTCGTCCGCGTTCACGCGGTCGGCCTCAATCCGCCCGACTGGTATCTGCGAGAGGGCTACAAGATGTTGCCCCCGGAGTGGCAGCCGCAGGTGTCATTCCCAGCGATACCCGGTACGGACATTTCCGGCGTGGTCGAAGCCGTGGCGGCCGACGTCGAGCGGTTTTCGCCCGGCGACGAGGTCTATTCCATGGTGCGCTTTCCGACCGGCCTTGCGGGGGAAAGCAAAGCCTATGCCGAGTATGTCGGAGTGCCGGCGTCGGAGCTTGCCCGCAAGCCGGCCGCCATCGATCATGTGCACGCCGCCGCGGCACCGATGTCGCTGCTGACCGCGTGGCAGTTCATGATCGAGCTGGGACATGACGAGCCGAACCCGCTCCAGCCGGACCGGCATGTGCCGGTGCCGCTTCAGGGCAGGACCGTCTTGGTGAACGGGGCCGCGGGCGGCGTGGGGCACCTCGCGTTGCAGTTGGCGAAGTGGAAGGGCGCGCATGTCATCGCCGTCGCCTCCGGCAAGCACGAGCCCGTTCTGCGAGGGCTGGGGTCCGACGAGGTTATCGACTACACAAGGACGGCAGTCGAGGACGTGGTCCGCGGCGTCGACCTCGTTGTCGACGCGGTCGGCGGCCCGGGCACGGGACGTTTCCTCCGCACCCTGAAACGCGGCGGTGCGCTGTTCCCGATCTTTCCGCTAGGCTTCTCCGGCATCGAAGAGGCCAGACGGCTGGGCGTCACCGTTTCAACCACCCAGGTTCGCTCGAACGGCGCCCAGTTGGAGAAGGCCGGACGCCTGCTCGATGATGGGACCATCCGCGTCCTCATCGACAGCACCTTCCCGCTCTCCGAAGCGCGCCAGTCCCATGAACGTGCTGCAAAGGGACATATCCGGGGGAAGATCGTCCTCACCGTCGAGTGA
- a CDS encoding DMT family transporter, whose translation MTTSLRPARLPDLVWRRPYALLPLPPLFWAGNLVIGRAFAQELPPFGLTFWRWVIASAVLLPFVWRALAVHRRTLLAHWPVITACAASGLAGYPLLNYIALHGTPAATAAMLNSTLPLMVPLFAWAIAREAPRPRVVAGIVLSFLGVGWIVGRGDPATLAALSIGGGEVLVLLAAAGYALYSVLLRYRPKGVPDMVFMAALTVTTAVLMLPFWLAEAAAGRSIPVEPYAIASLLFIGIFSSLLGAGLWNRCVATLGPALTGASFHLVAVYSSALAFLLLGEPVRGFHLIGIGLILLGFAIAVVPGGAAIPRLPSRISRALTDCLSRLRERSETRSGSG comes from the coding sequence GTGACCACGTCCCTGCGGCCCGCCCGCCTGCCGGACCTCGTCTGGCGCCGCCCCTATGCGCTGCTGCCCCTGCCGCCGCTGTTCTGGGCCGGCAACCTGGTGATCGGCCGCGCCTTCGCCCAGGAGCTGCCGCCCTTCGGCCTGACCTTCTGGCGCTGGGTGATCGCCTCGGCCGTGCTGCTGCCCTTCGTCTGGCGCGCCCTGGCCGTGCATCGGCGCACGCTCCTGGCGCATTGGCCGGTCATCACCGCCTGCGCCGCCAGCGGCCTCGCCGGCTATCCGCTGCTGAACTACATCGCGCTGCACGGCACGCCGGCGGCGACCGCGGCGATGCTCAACTCCACCTTGCCGCTGATGGTGCCGCTGTTCGCCTGGGCGATCGCCCGCGAGGCGCCGCGCCCGCGCGTGGTCGCCGGCATCGTCCTGTCCTTCCTCGGCGTCGGCTGGATCGTCGGGCGGGGCGATCCCGCCACGCTCGCCGCGCTGTCGATCGGCGGCGGCGAGGTCCTGGTGCTCCTCGCCGCCGCCGGCTATGCGCTCTATTCCGTGCTGCTGCGCTACCGCCCGAAAGGCGTGCCGGACATGGTGTTCATGGCGGCGCTGACGGTCACGACCGCCGTCCTGATGCTGCCCTTCTGGCTGGCCGAGGCGGCGGCCGGGCGGTCGATCCCGGTCGAGCCCTATGCCATCGCGTCGCTGCTGTTCATCGGCATCTTCTCCTCGCTCCTCGGGGCCGGGCTGTGGAACCGCTGCGTCGCGACGCTGGGCCCGGCGCTGACCGGCGCGTCCTTTCATCTCGTGGCGGTCTACTCCTCGGCGCTCGCCTTCCTGCTGCTCGGCGAGCCGGTGCGGGGCTTCCACCTGATCGGCATCGGCCTGATCCTGCTCGGCTTCGCCATCGCGGTGGTGCCGGGAGGCGCGGCCATCCCGCGGTTGCCTTCACGGATCTCCCGGGCGCTCACCGATTGCCTCTCCCGCTTGCGGGAGAGGTCGGAGACGCGAAGCGGCTCCGGGTGA
- a CDS encoding SDR family oxidoreductase has product MAGDEIEIGKSEQIHMFHQRDGLSKYSVSWFEFGSVIYRASSTQTGVTPMTILVTGATGRVGRHLVDQLVQRGAAVRVLTRDPAKAGFPAGVEVAQGDLLDIDALRSAFSGVRTLFLLNAVTGDEFTQALVTLNIARESGVERVVYLSVIHADRFVNVPHFAVKSGAERMIEQMGLSATILRPSYFIDNELMIKDVILNHGVYPMPIGGKGVAMIDSRDIAEVAAIELIRRDQAPGKLPVETINLVGPDTLTGQGVAAIWSEVLGRPVVYAGDDPGGFEQNLATFMPKWQAYEMRLMAERYVSDGMIPEAGDVERLTRILGRPLHSYRDFAAAIASAA; this is encoded by the coding sequence GTGGCGGGCGACGAGATTGAAATCGGCAAGAGCGAGCAGATCCATATGTTTCACCAGCGGGACGGTCTGTCCAAATATAGCGTCTCCTGGTTTGAATTTGGATCGGTCATCTACAGGGCGTCTTCGACCCAAACCGGAGTGACTCCCATGACCATCCTCGTGACCGGCGCCACCGGCCGTGTCGGCCGTCATCTCGTCGACCAGCTCGTCCAGCGCGGCGCCGCCGTGCGCGTGCTGACCCGCGATCCCGCGAAGGCCGGTTTCCCGGCCGGCGTCGAGGTCGCACAGGGCGACCTGCTCGATATCGATGCGCTGCGGTCCGCGTTCTCCGGCGTCCGCACGCTGTTCCTGCTCAACGCGGTCACGGGCGACGAATTCACTCAGGCGCTCGTTACCCTGAACATCGCCCGCGAGTCGGGCGTCGAGCGCGTCGTTTATCTCTCGGTGATCCACGCCGACCGTTTCGTGAACGTGCCGCATTTCGCGGTGAAATCCGGCGCGGAGCGGATGATCGAACAGATGGGCCTCAGCGCCACGATCCTGCGTCCGTCCTACTTCATCGACAACGAGCTGATGATCAAGGACGTCATCCTCAACCACGGCGTCTATCCGATGCCGATCGGCGGCAAGGGCGTCGCCATGATCGACTCCCGCGACATCGCCGAGGTGGCGGCGATCGAGCTGATCCGCCGCGATCAGGCGCCGGGCAAGCTGCCGGTCGAGACCATCAACCTGGTCGGTCCCGACACGCTGACGGGTCAGGGCGTGGCTGCGATCTGGTCGGAGGTCCTGGGCCGCCCGGTCGTCTACGCCGGCGACGACCCCGGCGGGTTCGAGCAGAACCTGGCGACCTTCATGCCGAAGTGGCAGGCCTATGAGATGCGCTTGATGGCCGAGCGCTATGTCAGCGACGGCATGATCCCGGAGGCCGGCGATGTCGAACGTCTGACCAGGATCCTGGGCCGGCCGCTGCACTCCTATCGCGACTTCGCGGCCGCGATCGCCTCGGCGGCGTGA